One stretch of Rhodoferax lithotrophicus DNA includes these proteins:
- a CDS encoding multifunctional CCA addition/repair protein codes for MQIYLVGGAVRDALLGRPTQDRDWVVVGASPEHMLAQGYTPVGKDFPVFLHPRTHEEYALARLERKTAPGYHGFAIHTAPDVTLEDDLARRDITINSIAVSACHTSARGQFDLKNVIDPYGGVQDLAAKLFRHVSPAFREDPVRILRVARFAARFTDFSVAPETLALMREMVDSGEVDHLVSERVWQEIARGLMEAQPSRMFAVLRDCGALARLLPEVDRLWGVAQRADYHPEVDTGVHVMMVLDMSAQLQASLPVRFACLGHDLGKGNTPADILPRHLGHEGRSAQLLKPLCERLHVPNDCRELADVMAREHSNIHRCLDLNAAALMRLLERCDALRKPARFADMLLACECDARGRLGFQDEPYPQRPLLLRLLTAAQSVATNEIAAQAMAAGATGPKIGELIHQARVEAVRAIM; via the coding sequence ATGCAGATTTACCTGGTGGGTGGTGCGGTGCGTGATGCCTTGCTGGGCCGCCCCACCCAGGACCGTGACTGGGTGGTGGTTGGCGCCAGCCCGGAACACATGCTGGCGCAGGGCTACACGCCGGTGGGCAAAGACTTTCCGGTGTTTCTGCACCCCCGCACCCATGAGGAATACGCGCTGGCCCGCCTGGAACGCAAAACTGCCCCCGGCTACCACGGCTTCGCCATCCACACCGCCCCGGATGTCACCCTGGAAGACGATCTGGCGCGCCGCGACATAACTATCAATTCAATAGCTGTTAGCGCTTGCCATACAAGCGCCAGAGGCCAATTTGATCTCAAAAATGTGATCGACCCCTACGGTGGCGTGCAAGACCTGGCGGCCAAACTGTTTCGCCATGTCAGCCCGGCGTTTCGCGAAGACCCGGTGCGCATTCTGCGGGTGGCCCGTTTTGCCGCCCGCTTCACCGACTTCAGTGTGGCCCCCGAAACCCTGGCGCTGATGCGTGAGATGGTCGACAGCGGCGAAGTCGATCACCTGGTGAGCGAACGTGTCTGGCAAGAAATCGCCCGCGGCCTGATGGAAGCCCAACCCTCACGCATGTTCGCCGTGCTGCGCGACTGCGGCGCCCTGGCGCGCCTGCTGCCCGAAGTTGACCGCTTGTGGGGCGTGGCGCAACGTGCCGACTACCACCCAGAAGTGGACACCGGTGTCCATGTGATGATGGTGCTGGACATGAGTGCGCAGTTACAAGCCAGCCTACCGGTGCGCTTTGCCTGCCTGGGCCATGACCTGGGCAAGGGCAACACCCCGGCCGACATCCTGCCGCGCCACCTGGGCCATGAAGGGCGCAGCGCCCAACTGCTCAAGCCCCTGTGTGAACGCCTGCATGTGCCCAACGACTGCCGCGAACTGGCCGACGTGATGGCGCGTGAACACAGCAACATCCACCGTTGCCTGGATCTGAACGCCGCCGCCCTGATGCGCCTGCTGGAGCGCTGTGATGCGCTGCGCAAACCCGCGCGTTTTGCCGACATGCTGCTGGCCTGTGAATGTGATGCCCGTGGCCGCCTGGGTTTTCAGGATGAGCCCTACCCGCAACGCCCCCTGTTGCTTCGGCTACTGACAGCGGCCCAAAGTGTTGCTACCAATGAGATAGCTGCTCAGGCAATGGCGGCGGGCGCTACAGGGCCCAAAATAGGTGAATTGATTCATCAGGCACGGGTGGAGGCGGTGCGGGCGATCATGTGA
- a CDS encoding glutathione S-transferase family protein, with the protein MMKLYIGNKNYSSWSMRPWVLLTQADIPFEEVMVRFDAFTPDSAFKTALKNISPTGKVPVLQEDDLLVWDTLAIAEYVAERFPECELWPHDQADRARARSVCAEMHSGFGALRSACPMNIEASLPDTGALIWRDNAAVRADVERLVSLWRDCLRTSGGPLLFGNFSVADAYFAPLCTRLITYTLPLPEDISAYVQRVLTLPGVQAWMEAARAEHDFLAFEEPYRLHR; encoded by the coding sequence ATCATGAAACTCTACATCGGCAACAAAAACTACTCTTCTTGGTCCATGCGCCCCTGGGTGCTGCTCACCCAAGCCGACATTCCCTTTGAAGAGGTGATGGTGCGCTTTGATGCCTTCACACCAGATTCCGCCTTCAAAACCGCCCTGAAAAACATCTCCCCCACCGGCAAGGTGCCGGTGCTGCAAGAGGACGACCTGCTGGTGTGGGACACCCTGGCGATTGCCGAATACGTGGCAGAGCGCTTCCCGGAATGTGAGCTCTGGCCGCATGACCAGGCGGACCGGGCCCGCGCCCGCAGCGTCTGCGCCGAAATGCACAGCGGCTTTGGGGCCCTGCGCAGCGCCTGCCCAATGAACATCGAAGCCAGCCTGCCCGACACCGGCGCACTGATCTGGCGTGACAACGCCGCTGTACGTGCCGATGTCGAGCGGCTGGTCAGCCTTTGGCGGGACTGCCTGCGCACCAGCGGCGGGCCGCTGCTGTTTGGCAACTTCAGCGTGGCCGATGCCTATTTCGCCCCTCTCTGCACCCGCCTGATCACCTATACGCTGCCCCTGCCAGAAGACATCAGCGCCTACGTGCAGCGGGTGCTGACTTTGCCGGGCGTGCAAGCCTGGATGGAGGCCGCCCGCGCCGAGCACGACTTTCTGGCCTTTGAAGAGCCTTACCGGTTACACCGCTGA
- a CDS encoding bifunctional diguanylate cyclase/phosphodiesterase has product MSSAPRQLRRVFVLGLVSFMAGILTLTVYTLWRLRADTLENGLQVSALHSRSFEDFLTQSLRVSELAAANTPPPNRLNSNLKQIENAFLNTLRQTPFLRSMSLQDDAGRILASSNPANVGLMVTTRNYLPEDVNDQAILRIGQPWAGRDFANGRATSPAQPMAPDEQSFIPVTKTLLMDGYKLRLLIALNPDYFLNHMVSALENEEGIVEVLRYDGILLMSTSPQAKAGSLHGYVVDELLKGQVETGSLEQNYEHDEKVLTSFRSSRLYPFVVITHLARNSVLQPWMTEVKTLLAVLVPVLLAITLLSISMYRRQMEAAAHRDETERLLRINATVFDASSEAIIITDAQANILSVNTAFTAITGYAEHEIQGHNPRLLASGQHDPGFYTNMWTTLVHTGKWQGELVNHRKDGTPFDAQVSITRSLNSQGQVQHYVGVMADITAQKQNETIRNELNRDFVSFLENTSDFIYFKDKDSRFRFASQPLADVTGHASWRDMIGKHDLEVFPPETARIYHHEEYAVFHDGKPLLNKIDPYFDASGRKGWVSTSKWPLFDFDGKVVGLFGISRDITDQKQNEAKLELAASVFSNSREGILITNLDGVIIDVNEAFSDITGYAHDEVIGKNPRILNSGRQSKAYYLAMWQSLTTKGHWYGEVWNRRKTGEVYAEMLTISTVHNAQGLALHYVALFSDITMTKKHEQQLEHIAHYDTLTSLPNRVLLADRLSQSMAQAQRHGRKLAVVFLDLDGFKAVNDTHGHDAGDLLLTTLANRMKHALREGDTLARIGGDEFVAVLVDLLHTDESLPILKRLLGAAAEPIQLGDFRLQVSASLGVTFYPQDSEMDADQLQRQADQAMYQAKVSGKNRYHFFDAEQDRNVRGHHESLERIRHAIATDEFVLYYQPKVNLRTGEIIGAEALIRWPHPEHGLLVPGQFLPTIENHPLAIDLGEWVINQAMTQMQDWHEAGLDLPVSVNVGARQLQQHDFVPRLQLILAAHPDINPGCLELEVLETSALEDIDAVSQVIQTCREFGVMFALDDFGTGYSSLTYLKRLPVAQLKIDRSFVSDMMDNPDNLVILQGVIGLARAFHHEVIAEGVETLAQGRVLLELGCERAQGFGIAAPMPAQDFLQWVSTWQQAQPWLELSAP; this is encoded by the coding sequence ATGAGTTCGGCTCCGCGCCAGCTGCGCCGGGTCTTTGTACTCGGTCTGGTGTCGTTTATGGCGGGCATATTGACGCTCACCGTTTACACGCTGTGGCGGCTTCGCGCGGATACGCTGGAGAATGGTCTGCAGGTTTCAGCACTGCACTCGCGCAGTTTTGAGGATTTTTTGACGCAGAGCCTGCGCGTCTCGGAATTGGCAGCCGCCAACACGCCCCCACCGAACCGTCTGAATTCAAACCTGAAGCAGATCGAGAACGCTTTTCTCAACACCTTGCGCCAGACCCCTTTTCTGCGCTCCATGTCCCTCCAGGATGATGCCGGACGCATTTTGGCAAGCTCCAACCCGGCCAATGTCGGCCTCATGGTGACCACCCGGAACTACTTGCCAGAGGATGTGAATGACCAGGCGATTTTGCGTATTGGTCAACCATGGGCCGGACGTGATTTTGCCAATGGGCGAGCCACCAGCCCAGCACAACCCATGGCACCCGACGAACAGAGCTTTATTCCGGTCACGAAAACCTTGCTGATGGACGGATACAAGTTGCGGCTGCTGATTGCGCTCAACCCGGACTATTTTCTCAACCACATGGTGAGTGCCCTGGAAAACGAAGAAGGCATCGTCGAAGTCCTGCGTTATGACGGCATCCTGCTGATGAGCACCAGCCCACAGGCCAAGGCGGGCTCCTTGCACGGGTATGTGGTGGATGAGCTGCTCAAGGGACAGGTTGAAACGGGTTCGCTGGAGCAAAACTACGAACATGACGAGAAGGTATTGACCTCGTTTCGATCATCCCGTCTGTACCCCTTTGTGGTCATCACCCATCTGGCGCGCAACAGTGTGCTGCAACCCTGGATGACCGAGGTCAAAACCCTGCTGGCGGTACTCGTCCCGGTGCTGCTGGCCATCACCCTGCTGAGCATCAGCATGTACCGCCGCCAAATGGAAGCGGCGGCACATCGTGACGAGACAGAACGGCTGCTGCGCATCAATGCCACCGTGTTTGATGCCAGCTCGGAGGCCATCATCATCACCGATGCGCAGGCCAACATCCTGTCGGTCAACACCGCCTTCACGGCGATCACCGGCTATGCCGAGCACGAAATCCAGGGCCATAACCCACGCTTGCTCGCCTCGGGTCAGCATGACCCAGGCTTCTACACCAACATGTGGACCACACTGGTACACACCGGAAAATGGCAGGGCGAGCTGGTCAACCACCGCAAGGACGGCACACCTTTTGATGCCCAGGTGTCGATCACCCGGTCCCTCAACAGCCAGGGCCAGGTGCAACACTACGTGGGGGTGATGGCCGACATCACGGCACAAAAACAGAACGAAACCATCCGCAACGAGCTCAACCGCGACTTTGTCTCTTTTCTCGAAAACACCAGCGATTTCATCTATTTCAAAGACAAGGACAGCCGCTTTCGCTTTGCCAGCCAACCGCTGGCCGATGTCACCGGTCACGCCAGTTGGCGCGACATGATCGGCAAACATGATCTGGAGGTTTTTCCCCCCGAAACCGCCAGGATTTATCACCACGAGGAGTACGCCGTGTTTCACGATGGCAAACCCTTGCTCAACAAGATTGACCCCTACTTTGACGCATCCGGGCGCAAAGGCTGGGTCAGCACCAGCAAATGGCCGCTGTTTGATTTCGACGGGAAAGTGGTCGGCTTGTTTGGCATCAGCCGCGACATCACGGACCAAAAGCAGAACGAGGCCAAACTGGAGCTGGCCGCCAGTGTGTTCAGCAACTCGCGCGAAGGCATCCTGATCACCAACCTGGACGGTGTCATCATCGATGTGAATGAAGCGTTCAGCGACATCACGGGCTACGCGCATGACGAAGTGATCGGCAAGAACCCCCGCATTCTGAACTCGGGGCGGCAAAGCAAGGCTTATTACCTGGCCATGTGGCAAAGCCTGACCACCAAGGGCCACTGGTATGGTGAAGTCTGGAACCGGCGTAAAACCGGCGAGGTGTATGCCGAAATGCTCACCATCAGCACGGTGCACAACGCACAAGGCCTGGCGCTGCATTACGTGGCCCTGTTTTCGGACATCACGATGACCAAAAAACATGAACAGCAGCTTGAACACATTGCCCACTACGACACCTTGACCAGTTTGCCCAACCGTGTGTTGCTGGCCGACCGTTTGTCGCAGTCCATGGCACAAGCCCAGCGCCACGGCCGCAAACTGGCGGTGGTTTTTCTGGATCTGGACGGCTTCAAAGCAGTCAATGACACCCACGGACATGATGCCGGGGATCTTCTGCTGACCACGCTGGCCAACCGGATGAAACACGCCTTGCGCGAAGGCGACACCCTGGCGCGTATTGGTGGCGACGAGTTTGTCGCCGTTCTGGTGGATTTGTTGCATACCGACGAGAGTCTGCCGATTCTGAAACGACTGTTGGGTGCGGCGGCTGAACCCATTCAGCTGGGTGATTTCCGGCTGCAGGTTTCAGCCAGCCTGGGGGTCACGTTTTACCCGCAGGACAGCGAGATGGATGCCGATCAGCTGCAGCGCCAGGCCGACCAGGCCATGTACCAAGCCAAGGTGTCCGGCAAAAACCGCTACCATTTCTTTGATGCGGAACAGGATCGCAACGTGCGCGGTCATCATGAAAGCCTGGAACGTATCCGTCATGCCATTGCCACTGATGAATTTGTGCTGTATTACCAACCCAAGGTCAACCTGCGCACCGGGGAAATCATCGGAGCCGAAGCGCTGATCCGCTGGCCACACCCCGAGCATGGCCTGTTGGTACCCGGACAATTTCTACCCACCATTGAAAACCACCCGCTGGCGATTGATTTGGGGGAATGGGTCATCAACCAGGCCATGACCCAGATGCAGGACTGGCACGAAGCCGGGCTGGATCTGCCGGTGAGCGTTAATGTGGGTGCACGACAGTTGCAGCAACATGATTTTGTGCCACGCCTGCAATTGATCCTGGCAGCCCACCCGGACATCAACCCCGGCTGCCTGGAACTTGAAGTGCTGGAAACCAGCGCACTGGAAGACATCGACGCGGTGTCCCAGGTGATCCAGACTTGCCGGGAATTTGGCGTGATGTTTGCGCTGGACGATTTCGGCACCGGCTACTCCTCCCTCACCTATCTAAAACGCCTGCCGGTGGCTCAACTCAAGATTGATCGAAGCTTTGTCAGCGACATGATGGACAACCCCGACAACCTGGTTATTCTGCAAGGGGTGATTGGCCTGGCCAGGGCCTTCCACCATGAGGTCATTGCCGAAGGTGTTGAAACCCTGGCACAAGGCCGAGTCCTGCTGGAACTGGGCTGTGAGCGGGCACAGGGGTTTGGCATTGCCGCGCCCATGCCAGCACAAGATTTTCTGCAGTGGGTCAGCACCTGGCAGCAGGCACAGCCCTGGCTGGAGTTATCCGCCCCTTAA
- a CDS encoding ABC transporter substrate-binding protein: MRNIVLSLVVMAALSAQHQSFAQSLTGNHLDRIQTTHSLRVCIWPDYYGITYRNPKTQLLSGIDIDLAHELGKDLGVAVQFVDSSFAKLIEDVTQDRCDVAMFAIGITPQRSEKLRFTQPHLASDIYAVTTKTNRRIKSWDDIDKTGTVVAVAKGTLHEPVMKDKLKAAQLLILDTPFAREQEVQSGRADVFMTDYPYSQRFLANADWARLVSPPSAYHITPYAYAIKPGDEAWLKRLETFVSTIKRDGRLMTAAKRHQLDPIVAP; the protein is encoded by the coding sequence ATGCGCAATATCGTCTTGTCGTTGGTCGTGATGGCTGCGCTCAGTGCCCAGCACCAAAGCTTTGCACAAAGCCTGACGGGTAATCACCTTGACCGCATCCAGACCACCCACTCATTGCGCGTTTGCATCTGGCCAGACTACTACGGCATCACCTACCGCAACCCCAAAACACAGCTGTTGTCGGGCATTGATATTGATTTAGCCCATGAGCTGGGCAAAGACCTGGGGGTCGCGGTGCAATTCGTTGACAGCTCATTTGCCAAGCTGATCGAAGACGTGACCCAAGACCGTTGTGATGTGGCCATGTTCGCCATTGGCATCACCCCCCAGCGATCCGAAAAGCTGCGCTTTACCCAACCCCATCTGGCCAGTGACATCTACGCGGTAACCACCAAAACCAACCGGCGCATCAAGAGCTGGGACGACATTGACAAAACCGGTACGGTGGTCGCGGTGGCCAAGGGCACACTCCACGAACCGGTGATGAAAGACAAGCTCAAAGCGGCACAACTGCTGATTCTGGACACACCGTTTGCGCGTGAACAAGAAGTGCAGTCCGGCCGCGCCGATGTGTTCATGACCGACTACCCTTACAGCCAACGCTTTTTGGCCAATGCCGACTGGGCGCGCCTGGTATCCCCACCCAGCGCCTATCACATCACGCCTTACGCCTACGCCATCAAACCAGGTGATGAGGCCTGGCTCAAACGCCTTGAAACCTTTGTCAGCACCATCAAACGCGATGGCCGCCTGATGACCGCCGCCAAACGCCACCAACTCGACCCCATCGTCGCCCCATGA
- a CDS encoding lytic transglycosylase domain-containing protein — MQFRTILTSIALAGLLGGVTTTILAAAPAANPADEVVLEMAQAFKKGQSKRLSELLPLTRGHVLEPWAAYWELRSRLESASAQEISTFLRRYPDTYQEDRLRNDWLLLLGQRRDWNQFVQVAPSYRMKDDREVRCYTLAMEHILGGVDMSHEVKDQWYAQKNAGDGCTLAAQAHFDNQQLTPADIWRKARLSLEARQIKATQQAVDMVAPQADAALTSLLVKPEKYLSKTTPRSLRNDQELAVLALIRLAETDPEGAAQLLGHRWAAQLDAQQRAWAWGAIGKQAAQRLAPNALGFFANANAADLSDEHLTWYARAALRANQWPRVLSSIAAMSPATAAEPTWVYWRARGLLTLTQNNAAQQEARTLLQSIAGVRGFYELLAQEELGLPITPPPQPEPLTATEKEAARTNPGLQRALAAIQLGLRSEGVREWNYATNMHQAGGMSDRELLAAADLACEHEVWDRCINTSERTKRVVDLKQRFPMPHKQAVLERTRNIGLDPAYVYGLIRQESRFVMDAQSGVGAAGLMQVMPATARWTAKKIGLTGFTPQQLSERDTNIAIGTGYLKLVLDDFAGSMPMAAAAYNAGPGRPRNWRGQSGGPVMEAAIWAENVPFNETRDYVKKVLANTTIYAAMISGKTQSLKARLGQIGPQDATVTAHQELP; from the coding sequence ATGCAGTTCAGAACTATTTTGACATCGATTGCCCTTGCGGGCTTACTGGGCGGCGTAACAACCACCATACTGGCGGCCGCACCGGCCGCCAACCCTGCTGATGAGGTGGTGCTGGAGATGGCCCAAGCCTTCAAAAAAGGCCAATCCAAACGTCTGAGTGAGTTGTTGCCCTTGACACGCGGTCATGTGTTGGAGCCTTGGGCCGCCTATTGGGAGCTCCGATCCCGGCTGGAAAGCGCCTCCGCACAAGAGATCAGCACGTTTCTGCGCCGCTACCCGGACACTTACCAGGAAGACCGTTTGCGCAACGACTGGCTGTTGTTGCTGGGCCAGCGCCGTGACTGGAACCAGTTTGTGCAAGTAGCCCCCAGCTACCGCATGAAAGATGACCGCGAAGTGCGCTGTTACACCCTGGCCATGGAGCACATTCTGGGTGGGGTGGACATGTCGCATGAAGTCAAAGACCAGTGGTATGCTCAAAAAAATGCCGGCGATGGCTGCACACTCGCCGCCCAGGCCCACTTTGACAACCAGCAACTCACCCCCGCAGACATCTGGCGCAAGGCCCGTCTGAGCCTGGAGGCGCGGCAAATCAAAGCCACGCAGCAAGCCGTGGACATGGTGGCCCCCCAGGCCGATGCGGCACTGACCAGCCTGTTGGTCAAACCCGAAAAGTATTTGAGCAAGACCACCCCCCGCAGCCTGAGGAATGATCAAGAACTGGCCGTGCTGGCGCTGATCCGGCTGGCGGAAACCGACCCGGAGGGTGCCGCCCAGTTGCTGGGCCACCGCTGGGCAGCCCAGCTTGATGCCCAGCAACGTGCCTGGGCCTGGGGTGCCATTGGCAAGCAGGCCGCACAAAGACTGGCACCCAACGCGCTCGGCTTTTTTGCCAACGCCAATGCCGCTGATTTAAGTGACGAGCACCTCACTTGGTATGCCCGCGCGGCCCTGCGGGCCAACCAATGGCCGCGGGTGTTGTCATCAATTGCCGCCATGAGCCCGGCCACCGCCGCCGAGCCAACATGGGTTTACTGGCGCGCCCGCGGTTTGCTGACCCTCACCCAGAACAATGCGGCCCAGCAAGAAGCCCGCACGCTGCTACAGAGTATTGCTGGCGTGCGCGGTTTTTATGAGTTGCTGGCGCAAGAAGAGCTGGGCCTACCCATCACCCCGCCGCCGCAGCCAGAGCCGCTGACGGCCACCGAGAAAGAAGCCGCCCGGACCAACCCCGGTTTGCAACGCGCCCTGGCCGCCATCCAGCTGGGCTTGCGCAGCGAGGGTGTGCGCGAATGGAACTACGCCACCAACATGCACCAGGCCGGTGGCATGTCTGACCGTGAGCTGCTGGCCGCCGCGGATCTGGCTTGTGAGCACGAGGTGTGGGACCGCTGCATCAACACCAGCGAACGCACCAAGCGCGTGGTGGACCTGAAACAGCGCTTTCCCATGCCGCACAAACAGGCGGTATTGGAGCGCACCCGTAACATTGGGCTTGACCCGGCCTATGTGTATGGCCTGATCCGGCAGGAAAGCCGCTTTGTCATGGATGCCCAATCCGGCGTGGGGGCCGCCGGCCTGATGCAGGTGATGCCCGCCACTGCCCGCTGGACGGCCAAAAAAATCGGCCTGACCGGCTTTACCCCGCAGCAACTCAGTGAACGGGACACCAACATTGCCATTGGCACCGGTTACCTGAAACTGGTGCTTGACGACTTTGCCGGCTCCATGCCGATGGCCGCAGCGGCCTACAACGCCGGCCCAGGACGACCACGCAATTGGCGCGGCCAAAGCGGCGGCCCGGTGATGGAAGCCGCGATCTGGGCTGAAAATGTGCCCTTTAACGAAACTCGCGATTACGTCAAGAAAGTGCTGGCCAACACCACCATTTATGCAGCCATGATCAGCGGCAAAACTCAATCGCTCAAAGCCCGGCTGGGGCAGATTGGCCCGCAGGATGCGACGGTAACCGCCCATCAAGAGCTGCCCTGA
- a CDS encoding 5-formyltetrahydrofolate cyclo-ligase, giving the protein MDNSEEKRALEKKALRQHLITQRLQLPDRAQRIAALQQIMRIWLVGRSDTVIGAYWPIKGEFDPLPALHRWKEDGELIEQPQLRKIGLPVVDKVHKTMTFHTWYPGCPMEDDAYGIPKPKDTEVIHPSLLFVACVGYAAGGYRLGYGGGFYDRMLAGLSPRPFTVGLSFGTDFLPDFEPEPHDLPMDAILNDHGVVWPI; this is encoded by the coding sequence ATGGATAACTCTGAAGAAAAAAGAGCGCTTGAGAAAAAAGCCTTACGCCAGCACCTCATTACGCAACGCTTGCAACTGCCTGATCGTGCACAGCGTATTGCCGCTTTGCAACAAATCATGCGCATATGGCTGGTGGGTCGATCCGACACCGTGATTGGCGCTTACTGGCCGATCAAGGGTGAATTTGACCCACTGCCCGCCTTACACCGCTGGAAGGAAGACGGTGAACTCATCGAACAACCCCAGCTGCGCAAGATTGGACTGCCGGTGGTGGACAAAGTTCACAAAACCATGACATTTCACACCTGGTACCCCGGCTGCCCCATGGAAGACGATGCCTATGGCATCCCCAAACCCAAAGATACCGAGGTCATCCACCCCAGCTTGCTGTTTGTGGCCTGCGTTGGCTACGCCGCTGGCGGCTACCGGCTGGGTTATGGCGGCGGATTTTATGACCGCATGCTGGCGGGCCTGTCACCCCGGCCCTTCACCGTGGGTTTGAGCTTTGGCACCGACTTTTTACCCGACTTTGAACCTGAACCGCATGATCTGCCCATGGATGCTATTTTGAATGACCATGGGGTGGTGTGGCCGATTTGA
- a CDS encoding BrnA antitoxin family protein, with the protein MKAEYDLSKLKSRKNPYASKLKKPVTMRLSEDVVDYFKGMAEESGVPYQSLINLYLRDCLANSRKVQINWPQAV; encoded by the coding sequence ATGAAAGCAGAATACGATCTTTCCAAACTGAAGTCCCGCAAGAATCCATACGCGTCCAAGTTGAAGAAGCCTGTGACCATGCGTCTTTCGGAGGATGTTGTGGACTACTTCAAGGGAATGGCCGAGGAATCGGGCGTTCCCTATCAGAGTCTGATTAACCTGTATCTACGCGACTGCCTTGCCAACAGTCGAAAGGTACAAATTAATTGGCCACAAGCCGTTTAA
- a CDS encoding BrnT family toxin, with product MIKFEWDEPKAVANLKKHQVSFEEAKTIFFDEFGIQFFDEEHSSDEESFLMLGMSSGAKLLIVCHCEREHGAVIRIISARKATKRESAFYRGEQP from the coding sequence ATGATTAAGTTCGAATGGGATGAGCCCAAAGCCGTTGCAAATCTCAAGAAGCATCAGGTGTCTTTTGAAGAAGCCAAGACGATATTTTTCGACGAATTTGGCATTCAATTCTTCGATGAGGAACACTCATCCGACGAAGAGAGCTTTCTGATGCTTGGTATGAGCTCGGGGGCAAAGCTGCTCATCGTCTGTCATTGCGAACGGGAGCACGGTGCAGTTATTCGCATCATCTCTGCTCGCAAGGCGACCAAGCGCGAAAGCGCGTTCTATCGAGGTGAACAACCATGA
- a CDS encoding reverse transcriptase domain-containing protein, producing the protein MFRSRGTEGPLSPLLANILLHQLDIELEKRGHRFARYADDMVILVKSQRAAQRVMDSITRYLETTLKLKVNLAKSKAATMSECAFLGFTIKGKKIRWTDKALADFKHRIKELTGRSWG; encoded by the coding sequence GTGTTCAGGAGTCGGGGCACTGAAGGGCCACTGTCGCCACTGCTGGCAAACATCCTGCTGCACCAGCTTGACATTGAGCTGGAGAAGCGGGGACACCGCTTTGCACGTTACGCCGATGACATGGTCATTCTGGTCAAAAGCCAACGCGCGGCACAGCGGGTGATGGACTCCATCACGCGGTATCTGGAGACCACCCTCAAGCTCAAAGTCAACTTGGCCAAAAGCAAAGCAGCAACGATGAGCGAATGCGCCTTTCTGGGTTTCACGATCAAGGGCAAGAAAATACGCTGGACCGATAAGGCGCTGGCGGACTTCAAGCACCGGATCAAAGAGCTCACAGGCAGAAGCTGGGGCTGA
- a CDS encoding group II intron maturase-specific domain-containing protein, with product MGQYLRGWTAYFGISQYYRPVPELDEWIRRRIRMCYWKQWRWERYPRSRICWLWGLT from the coding sequence CTGGGGCAATATCTTCGGGGCTGGACGGCGTACTTTGGCATCAGCCAGTACTACCGGCCCGTCCCCGAACTGGACGAGTGGATCAGACGGCGTATTCGCATGTGCTACTGGAAACAGTGGCGCTGGGAGCGTTACCCAAGATCAAGAATCTGCTGGCTTTGGGGGTTGACCTGA